From Solwaraspora sp. WMMD1047, the proteins below share one genomic window:
- a CDS encoding VOC family protein produces MAVDLFAGVPVSDYAAALPWYEKLLGSPPSFLAHETEAVWELAEHRYVYIDQDPEHAGHARQTIFVDDLEDRVAAIAARGLEPANRETYDNGVRKITYRDPDGNEIGLGGAPR; encoded by the coding sequence ATGGCAGTCGACCTGTTCGCGGGCGTCCCGGTGAGCGACTACGCGGCCGCGTTGCCGTGGTACGAGAAGCTGCTCGGCTCCCCGCCGTCCTTCCTCGCCCACGAGACCGAGGCGGTGTGGGAGCTGGCCGAACACCGCTACGTCTACATCGACCAGGACCCCGAGCACGCCGGCCACGCCCGGCAGACCATCTTCGTCGACGACCTCGAAGACCGGGTCGCGGCGATCGCCGCCCGCGGCCTCGAACCGGCCAACCGCGAAACCTACGACAACGGCGTACGCAAGATCACCTACCGCGACCCCGACGGCAACGAGATCGGCCTCGGCGGCGCCCCCCGCTGA
- a CDS encoding DUF397 domain-containing protein, with amino-acid sequence MITPDLANASWRKSSRSSGDGQCTEVAVLGDAVGVRDSKDPAGPALRFSPTAWTAFVAGLKDGASAR; translated from the coding sequence ATGATCACCCCTGATCTCGCCAACGCCTCCTGGCGCAAGTCGAGCCGTTCGTCCGGCGATGGGCAGTGCACCGAGGTTGCTGTGCTTGGGGACGCGGTGGGCGTACGCGATAGTAAGGACCCGGCGGGGCCGGCGTTGCGGTTCTCCCCCACGGCCTGGACCGCCTTCGTGGCCGGGTTGAAGGACGGCGCGTCCGCCCGTTGA